AAAGAGGTGAGCATCAAAGAATTACGACCCAACCCATACCAACCAAGAAAAACATTCTCTGACGAATCAATTGATGAGTTAAAGCAGTCAATTATTAATCATGGGATCTTGCAACCGTTAATCGTCCGTAAAAGCATTAAAGGGTATGAAATCGTTGTTGGTGAGCGTCGCTATCGCGCAGCAACTGAAGCTGGTTTAACGAAAGTTCCAGTTGTTGTTCGGGAACTGTCTGAAGATAAAATGATGGAGTTAGCATTGATTGAAAACCTTCAACGTGAGGACTTGAACCCACTGGAAGAAGCGAGTGCTTATGAAAAATTGATGAAGCATTTAAATCTCACTCAAGAGCAGTTGGCAAAACGATTAGGCGTAAGTCGGCCACATATTGCAAATCATTTACGTTTGCTTCAACTTCCTGAAGTTGTACAGGAATTCATTGCTGATGGTGAGTTATCGATGGGGCATGGGCGAGCGCTTCTAGGGTTAAAGGATAAGGAAAAACTCCCCGCTATACTTGAAAAAGTGATGAAAGAGAAGTTGAGTGTACGAGAGCTTGAGCAATTGATACAGAGAGTGAATGAAAATGTTTCACGTGAAACAAAAGATAAAAAAGCAGAGCCTTCCATTTTTATTAAGGAGAAGGAAGCTTATCTACGTGAACGGTTAGGTACATCTGTTGCGATAAAGAAAGGGAAGAAAAAAGGGAAAATAGAAATCGAATTCTTTTCAGAAGATGATTTAGAACGAATTTTACTTTTGTTTGAAGAAGAACAAGGGAACATCGGTTCATAGCTGAGGATTCCAGGACCTCTCCCCCTTCTTAGAAGACGACTCTAGTAAATCAGGAATTAAGGAATGACCTGTAAGCTTTCGCCAATGGCCATTGGCGAAAGCTCTATTTTTGCGTAGGCAGTTAAGAAGCAAATGACTTCTTAACCATTGTTTCAATGGTTATACTAAAGATAGTTCATTAACTAATTGATTGATAGTGTTCTAAAAAGATAATTTTTAAAAGGATCGTGATCATTGTGAGTAACTATATTTATTTTGACCATGCAGCATCATCGTTTCCTAAGCCAGAGGCAGTTGTAGAGGCTGTTTCAACAGCACTAATGGAATATAGCGCAAACCCTGGCCGAGGTGGACACCAACTAGCAGTGAGAGCTGCAGATGTTATCTATCAAACACGATTGAAGTTAGCCAAAATGTTTCATTTGAAAAATCCACGAAATGTGCTTTTTTACCAAAATGCAACAGTTGCATTAAACCAAGCGATTAAAGGGATGAAGCTTGAGCGTGGCGACCACATCATTACAACGACATATGAACATAATTCTGTTCGACGTCCGCTTGAATTTTTACAACGAGAAAAGGGGATTACGATCACTTATTTACCGCCTAATGAAGATGGAGATATTACTGCAACAAGATTGCGAGGTGCAGTGACAGAGAAAACTCGTGCGGTTGTTGTTAGTCATGGTTCAAATGTGACAGGAGCGATTACCCCGTTAGAAGAGATTAGTGAAGTAACGAAAGAGCATCAGTTAACGTTTATTGTCGATGCTTCACAAACAGCTGGTGTTCTACCGATAAACATGGAAGAGCTGGCCATTGATATGCTCGCGTTTCCTGGACACAAAGGGTTACTTGGCCCACAAGGAACTGGAGCACTTTTAATTCAAGATGATGTTGAGTTACTACCGCTTGTTCATGGTGGGACAGGCAGTCACTCAGAAGTGATTGATCAACCGCTAGAACGACCACAACGGTATGAAAGTGGGACATTAAACACACCTGGTATTGCTGGTTTATCTGCAGGGATTGATGAAGTGAATAGCATAGGGCTAGATGAAATTTTTGCCCATGAATTGAGCTTAACATACCAGTGCATCGACGGGCTTGAGCAGATCGCAAGTGTGCGTGTCTTTGGACCAAATCGCGATCAAAAACGACTAGCCGTGATCCCATTTGTAATTGAGGGTGTCGATGTCCATGAGGTAGCGACTATTTTGGACCAACATTATCAAGTTGCTGTTCGAGCCGGGCTACATTGCTCACCGATTGCACATGAAACAGTAGGGACAATTGATGGGGGAACATTACGTGTTAGCTTTGGCCATTCAAATACGAGTGCAGAAGTTGAAACATTTATACAATCGATAAAAGAGATCACAGAAGGTTTACTGGGATAGGAGTTAAACATATGGTGCTTTTAGGAACAATCGTCAATGGACTAGCGATCATTATTGGCGCATGTCTTGGTGCGATTATAAAGAACATTCCTGAAGGGGTAAAGTCAACAGTTATGCAAGCAATCGCTTTGGCTGTTATCATTTTAGGAATTAGTATGGGATTACAAACGGAACAGTTTTTAATCGTTATCGGAAGTCTTGTTATTGGAAGTATTTTAGGTGAACGTTGGGCGTTAGAAGATCGCCTGAATCAGTTAGGAAAATGGTTAGAAAAGAAAAGTGGTTCAAAAGAAGAGGGATCAGTTGCGAAAGCCTTTGTAACAACAACGTTAATTTATGTAGTCGGTGCGATGGCTGTAGTCGGTGCACTTGATAGCGGCTTACGTAGTGACCATTCCGTTCTATATACGAAAGCAATGCTTGATGGTTTTTCTGCGATCATTTTTACGTCTACATTAGGGTTTGGAGTGATTTTTTCAGCGATTCCAGTGATCATCTATCAAGGAACGATCGCATTGTTTGCAACCCAAATTGATAAATTTATTCCGAGCGAATTGATGGATGCTTTCATCGTCGAAATGACCGCAGTTGGCGGGATTATGATTCTCGGTATCGGTCTAAATATTATTGGTTTGCTTAAAGTTAGAGTCGCAAACTTGTTACCAGCCATTTTAGTAACGGCTGTGCTTGTGCCAATTGTATATTACTGGACCACAATTGTTAGTTTTACACAAATGTATGTGCCATTTATCGGTTAGAGGCTTAGTTTGATGCTAGGCTTCTTTTTTTGTTTGAAAAGGGGACGAAGTAGGCCAGTTAGGTGTTAACCAATGAATAAGGCTGACTCACACCACCTTTGATTGAAGTTTGAGGGCCATTTTCTGACGAAGGAGAAGTTCTTACAAGGTGGTGTGAGTTAAATTTTATGTTTGGAAAAATGTTGGTTTAAGTGACTTGAAGAGTGGTGTAGGTTTTTCTTTGATTTGTGCTAGTTTTGTATCAGTCAAATGGATACTTTCCGATATCATTTCAGCCATTTTCATGACAAAGTGAAGACGAGTATTTTGGAGAACAAAAAATTCCATCATTCCGCCGATATTGACAATTCCGGTCAGGTGGATGTCGCCAACTGGGGGGAGTTTTTTATTTACAGCAGCACCGGGTTTAACTGGACCTTCTGCTAGTGTAATTTTACCGACACTATTGAGTCGTCCAAGACAAGCATCAATGGCAATGATAAAAGGCCGGTAATGGTTATTTTCGATATCATTAAGGCTTTTCTCTAAATTAACGGCATGAACTGGGTTTTCTAACGTTCCGTACACGTGAAACGACGACAATTGACGTTCGTCAAGCTTTGTGCCAATTAGTGGTCCAAGTGAGTCACCGGTCGAACGGTCTGTTCCGATACAAACGACAACCAACTCACGATCACGGTGTTCTTCTACTTGGGAAAGCAGTTGATTAGAAAGGGCAGTCACTCCATCGGTTTCATCCATATGGATACGGTAAGGCGATTGTTTTTTTTGGAAAAACCCTCGTTTTCGAATCATATCTACCTCTCCTTTGCAATAGTAGTAACAGTATACGGATAAAATTTCCTTTCTATACATAGACATGTAAAAAAACATAGAGAGAGGTAGGGACAGGATGTGGTATAGCGGATTTAAATGGATGTTCTTAATTATTGGCACAATGATTGGTGCAGGTTATGCGTCTGGACGTGAATTGTGGGAGTTTTTTGGCAGTGAAAGTGGACTAGCGATTATTTTATTTGCTATCTTCTTTATATTTAGTTGCACAGTTATATTAAAGATTAGCTATAAAAAGTCATCCTCTCATTACTTGCCTGTTCTTGAGAGTCTGATGGGTAAAAAATTGACAGGCCTTTATGATGTCATGATCATTCTTTATTTATTCTCAACTACGGTAATCATGTTAGCGGGTGGTGGGGCTACGCTTGAAGTCATTCAATTACCTTACTGGTTAGGGACCGTCATTATTGGTGGATTGCTTGTTCTTTTGTTCGTTTGGGATACAAAAGGAATGACATCGATGAATTCTTTCATCATCCCCATTTTAATTACATTTTTGCTAGGTATTCTATTGTTCTTTCAATACTCAAATGGATTTCCGATTAAGGTTGAGTTAACTCAACAGGAGAATTGGCCAGCGGCATTAACGTTTACTTCATTAAATGTGTTGCCATTGATTGCTGTGCTTGCGGCGATTGGCCATGAGATTAAATATGAGGGTGAAATTTGGATTGCTAGTATTGGAAGTGGTATTGTCTTAGGGTCGATTTCGTTCTTATATAATGAATCACTATTGCAAGTGGCTAATGATATCATGTTATATGAAATTCCATTGTTTGCAATTTTGAAACATTACCCATATTTTATGGTGCTAGTGATGTCGGGGTTATTGTGGCTTGCGATTTACACAACAGCAGCTGCAGGTGTGTTTGGTTTAGTTACAAGATTTAGAAACTATGTGAACTTACCATTATGGGGGCTTGCACTTATCTTGCTAGCGCTCATGATCCCACTGACGACCATTGGGTTCTCAACGTTAATATCGATTTTATACCCGCTTTATGGCGTGCTAAACCTTTATGTATTTGCGTCGATTTTATTGTATCCAATTGTGAACCGGTATCAGCTCGAATGATAAGACTACGATTTTGAATTTAGGGCAAGCATTCGTTTCAGTGGAAAAATGGTGTATAATAGCAGATGATGATACGTAAACAAGCTCTTGAAGGGAGAGATTGATTTGGATGCTAAAGAATTTCAGTTGAACGATGTTGTTGAAATGAAAAAGCCTCACCCTTGTGGAGAAAATCGTTGGAAAATCATTCGGTTAGGGATGGATATTCGAATTAAATGTTTAGGTTGTGACCATAGTGTTCTCTTACCAAGGCGTGAATTTACAAAAAAATTAAAAAAAGTACTCGAACAGGTA
The window above is part of the Desertibacillus haloalkaliphilus genome. Proteins encoded here:
- a CDS encoding YkvI family membrane protein; translation: MWYSGFKWMFLIIGTMIGAGYASGRELWEFFGSESGLAIILFAIFFIFSCTVILKISYKKSSSHYLPVLESLMGKKLTGLYDVMIILYLFSTTVIMLAGGGATLEVIQLPYWLGTVIIGGLLVLLFVWDTKGMTSMNSFIIPILITFLLGILLFFQYSNGFPIKVELTQQENWPAALTFTSLNVLPLIAVLAAIGHEIKYEGEIWIASIGSGIVLGSISFLYNESLLQVANDIMLYEIPLFAILKHYPYFMVLVMSGLLWLAIYTTAAAGVFGLVTRFRNYVNLPLWGLALILLALMIPLTTIGFSTLISILYPLYGVLNLYVFASILLYPIVNRYQLE
- a CDS encoding DUF951 domain-containing protein: MDAKEFQLNDVVEMKKPHPCGENRWKIIRLGMDIRIKCLGCDHSVLLPRREFTKKLKKVLEQVEE
- the yyaC gene encoding spore protease YyaC, coding for MIRKRGFFQKKQSPYRIHMDETDGVTALSNQLLSQVEEHRDRELVVVCIGTDRSTGDSLGPLIGTKLDERQLSSFHVYGTLENPVHAVNLEKSLNDIENNHYRPFIIAIDACLGRLNSVGKITLAEGPVKPGAAVNKKLPPVGDIHLTGIVNIGGMMEFFVLQNTRLHFVMKMAEMISESIHLTDTKLAQIKEKPTPLFKSLKPTFFQT
- a CDS encoding ParB/RepB/Spo0J family partition protein, with translation MAKGLGKGIQAFFPDAGEENEESVKEVSIKELRPNPYQPRKTFSDESIDELKQSIINHGILQPLIVRKSIKGYEIVVGERRYRAATEAGLTKVPVVVRELSEDKMMELALIENLQREDLNPLEEASAYEKLMKHLNLTQEQLAKRLGVSRPHIANHLRLLQLPEVVQEFIADGELSMGHGRALLGLKDKEKLPAILEKVMKEKLSVRELEQLIQRVNENVSRETKDKKAEPSIFIKEKEAYLRERLGTSVAIKKGKKKGKIEIEFFSEDDLERILLLFEEEQGNIGS
- a CDS encoding aminotransferase class V-fold PLP-dependent enzyme, producing the protein MSNYIYFDHAASSFPKPEAVVEAVSTALMEYSANPGRGGHQLAVRAADVIYQTRLKLAKMFHLKNPRNVLFYQNATVALNQAIKGMKLERGDHIITTTYEHNSVRRPLEFLQREKGITITYLPPNEDGDITATRLRGAVTEKTRAVVVSHGSNVTGAITPLEEISEVTKEHQLTFIVDASQTAGVLPINMEELAIDMLAFPGHKGLLGPQGTGALLIQDDVELLPLVHGGTGSHSEVIDQPLERPQRYESGTLNTPGIAGLSAGIDEVNSIGLDEIFAHELSLTYQCIDGLEQIASVRVFGPNRDQKRLAVIPFVIEGVDVHEVATILDQHYQVAVRAGLHCSPIAHETVGTIDGGTLRVSFGHSNTSAEVETFIQSIKEITEGLLG
- a CDS encoding DUF554 domain-containing protein: MVLLGTIVNGLAIIIGACLGAIIKNIPEGVKSTVMQAIALAVIILGISMGLQTEQFLIVIGSLVIGSILGERWALEDRLNQLGKWLEKKSGSKEEGSVAKAFVTTTLIYVVGAMAVVGALDSGLRSDHSVLYTKAMLDGFSAIIFTSTLGFGVIFSAIPVIIYQGTIALFATQIDKFIPSELMDAFIVEMTAVGGIMILGIGLNIIGLLKVRVANLLPAILVTAVLVPIVYYWTTIVSFTQMYVPFIG